A window of the Juglans microcarpa x Juglans regia isolate MS1-56 chromosome 5D, Jm3101_v1.0, whole genome shotgun sequence genome harbors these coding sequences:
- the LOC121264475 gene encoding protein ZINC INDUCED FACILITATOR 1-like isoform X3: MAEIREVLLNDKNRVDYYENCPGCKIDQMKEDTHGIPFKHLFYVFVVVLAAALPISSLFPFLYFMIRDFHVAQREEDIGYYAGYVGSAFMFGRALTSVLWGMIADRYGRKPVIFFGTITVVILNTLFGLSTNFWMAVSTRFLLGSLCGILGPMRAYASEICCKEYQALGMSIISTSWGIGLVLGPAVGGFLAQPAEKYPQIFSEESLFGRFPYLLPCLLISIFALGVSILCFWLPETLHMHPKDNGELEDSNDAGEATINGPDGKQNMKKSEKYPASQQSLLKNWPLMSSIIVYCVFQLHDMAYTEIFSLWAVSPRKYGGLSYSTADIGEVLAITGFGLLVFQLFVYPLVVRIFGPIMVSRIGAVITIPLLSSYPFIAMLSGLSLTILIDCASIMKNVLSVSITTGLFLLQNRAVTQKQRGAANGISMSAMSLSKAIGPAGGGSLFSWAQKRQNVFFLQGSHMVFFILNIIELIGLLMTFKPFLVERATDSS; the protein is encoded by the exons ATGGCTGAGATTAGGGAAGTTTTGCTTAATGACAAGAACAGGGTTGATTATTATGAGAACTGCCCCGGTTGTAAGATTGACCAGATGAAAGAAGACACGCATGGCATTCCTTTCAAGCATTTGTTCTATGTCTTTGTCGTGGTTCTCGCTGCAG CTTTGCCAATATCGTCTCTGTTCCCTTTCCTATATTTCATG ATAAGGGATTTCCATGTGGCGCAACGGGAGGAAGATATTGGCTATTATGCTGGTTATGTGG GATCTGCATTTATGTTTGGAAGAGCCCTGACTTCTGTGCTTTGGGGGATGATAGCGGATCGATATGGACGAAAGCCTGTAATATTTTTTGGCACTATTACAGT GGTTATTCTCAATACTCTTTTCGGCCTTAGTACAAACTTTTGGATGGCGGTTTCTACAAGGTTTCTTCTTGGAAGTTTGTGTGGTATTCTTGGCCCAATGAGG GCATACGCTTCAGAAATTTGCTGTAAAGAATATCAAGCTTTGGGAATGTCAATT ATTAGCACATCATGGGGTATTGGATTAGTCCTCGGTCCAGCTGTTGGAGGTTTTCTTGCTCAG CCTGCTGAGAAATATCCACAGATATTTTCTGAAGAATCTCTGTTTGGGAG gTTTCCATACTTGTTACCTTGCCTTCTCATATCAATATTTGCATTGGGAGTATCTATTCTATGCTTTTGGCTCCCG GAAACGTTACATATGCATCCTAAAGACAATGGAGAGCTTGAGGACTCAAATGATGCAGGAGAGGCCACGATTAATGGGCCTGATGggaaacaaaatatgaaaaagtctGAGAAGTATCCAGCTTCTCAACAGAGCCTGCTCAAAAATTGGCCATTGATGTCATCTATCATTGTATACTGTGTTTTCCAACTTCATGATATGGCTTATACAGAG ATTTTTTCATTATGGGCTGTTAGCCCCAGGAAATATGGGGGACTGAGCTATTCAACTGCAGATATTGGTGAAGTTCTTGCAATTACTG GTTTTGGGCTACTAGTCTTTCAGCTATTTGTATATCCCTTGGTGGTGAGAATTTTTGGGCCCATCATGGTATCTCGCATTGGAGCA GTTATTACCATACCATTGTTGTCAAGTTATCCTTTTATAGCTATGCTTTCTGGCCTCAGCCTCACCATATTGATAGACTGTGCGTCTATAATGAAGAATGTGCTCTCT GTGTCCATTACTACAGGGTTGTTCCTTCTGCAAAATAGAGCTGTG ACCCAAAAGCAAAGAGGAGCAGCAAATGGCATATCAATGTCTGCTATGTCTTTATCTAAAGCAATTGGTCCAGCTGGTGGAGGTTCGCT ATTTTCGTGGGCACAGAAGCGACAGAATGTGTTTTTTCTTCAAG GTAGCCATATGGTTTTCTTCATCCTGAACATTATTGAGTTGATTGGGTTGCTGATGACTTTCAAACCTTTTCTAGTGGAGCGAGCTACTGACAGTTCGTAG
- the LOC121264475 gene encoding protein ZINC INDUCED FACILITATOR 1-like isoform X4, which yields MSTNLCVKFGVIQTCIMFYFLSQDFDGFICLQNSIRASLLLHSCRSSDQLCLKKDKIFLWHRALCAYLVLRALMTLYSSSRKACFTPVCIFANIVSVPFPIFHDKGFPCGATGGRYWLLCWLCGALTSVLWGMIADRYGRKPVIFFGTITVVILNTLFGLSTNFWMAVSTRFLLGSLCGILGPMRAYASEICCKEYQALGMSIISTSWGIGLVLGPAVGGFLAQPAEKYPQIFSEESLFGRFPYLLPCLLISIFALGVSILCFWLPETLHMHPKDNGELEDSNDAGEATINGPDGKQNMKKSEKYPASQQSLLKNWPLMSSIIVYCVFQLHDMAYTEIFSLWAVSPRKYGGLSYSTADIGEVLAITGFGLLVFQLFVYPLVVRIFGPIMVSRIGAVITIPLLSSYPFIAMLSGLSLTILIDCASIMKNVLSVSICSKWKAYFSFMVTLSRNLSFNFPHATI from the exons ATGTCGACAAACTTATGTGTGAAGTTCGGCGTTATCCAGACCTGTATAATGTTCTATTTCCTTTCCCAAGATTTTGATGGCTTCATTTGCCTTCAAAACAGCATACGCGCCAGTTTACTTCTACACTCGTGTAGAAGCTCAGATCAACTTTGcttgaaaaaagataaaatcttTCTATGGCATAGAGCACTGTGTGCCTATCTAGTTTTAAGAGCTTTAATGACACTATATAGCTCTTCCCGCAAAGCATGTTTCACTcctgtgtgtat CTTTGCCAATATCGTCTCTGTTCCCTTTCCTATATTTCATG ATAAGGGATTTCCATGTGGCGCAACGGGAGGAAGATATTGGCTATTATGCTGGTTATGTGG AGCCCTGACTTCTGTGCTTTGGGGGATGATAGCGGATCGATATGGACGAAAGCCTGTAATATTTTTTGGCACTATTACAGT GGTTATTCTCAATACTCTTTTCGGCCTTAGTACAAACTTTTGGATGGCGGTTTCTACAAGGTTTCTTCTTGGAAGTTTGTGTGGTATTCTTGGCCCAATGAGG GCATACGCTTCAGAAATTTGCTGTAAAGAATATCAAGCTTTGGGAATGTCAATT ATTAGCACATCATGGGGTATTGGATTAGTCCTCGGTCCAGCTGTTGGAGGTTTTCTTGCTCAG CCTGCTGAGAAATATCCACAGATATTTTCTGAAGAATCTCTGTTTGGGAG gTTTCCATACTTGTTACCTTGCCTTCTCATATCAATATTTGCATTGGGAGTATCTATTCTATGCTTTTGGCTCCCG GAAACGTTACATATGCATCCTAAAGACAATGGAGAGCTTGAGGACTCAAATGATGCAGGAGAGGCCACGATTAATGGGCCTGATGggaaacaaaatatgaaaaagtctGAGAAGTATCCAGCTTCTCAACAGAGCCTGCTCAAAAATTGGCCATTGATGTCATCTATCATTGTATACTGTGTTTTCCAACTTCATGATATGGCTTATACAGAG ATTTTTTCATTATGGGCTGTTAGCCCCAGGAAATATGGGGGACTGAGCTATTCAACTGCAGATATTGGTGAAGTTCTTGCAATTACTG GTTTTGGGCTACTAGTCTTTCAGCTATTTGTATATCCCTTGGTGGTGAGAATTTTTGGGCCCATCATGGTATCTCGCATTGGAGCA GTTATTACCATACCATTGTTGTCAAGTTATCCTTTTATAGCTATGCTTTCTGGCCTCAGCCTCACCATATTGATAGACTGTGCGTCTATAATGAAGAATGTGCTCTCTGTAAGTATATGCTCAAAGTGGAAAGCTTACTTCAGTTTTATGGTCACGCTCAGTAGAAACTTATCTTTCAATTTTCCACATGCTACAATATAA
- the LOC121264475 gene encoding protein ZINC INDUCED FACILITATOR 1-like isoform X2 — protein MFYFLSQDFDGFICLQNSIRASLLLHSCRSSDQLCLKKDKIFLWHRALCAYLVLRALMTLYSSSRKACFTPVCIFANIVSVPFPIFHDKGFPCGATGGRYWLLCWLCGALTSVLWGMIADRYGRKPVIFFGTITVVILNTLFGLSTNFWMAVSTRFLLGSLCGILGPMRAYASEICCKEYQALGMSIISTSWGIGLVLGPAVGGFLAQPAEKYPQIFSEESLFGRFPYLLPCLLISIFALGVSILCFWLPETLHMHPKDNGELEDSNDAGEATINGPDGKQNMKKSEKYPASQQSLLKNWPLMSSIIVYCVFQLHDMAYTEIFSLWAVSPRKYGGLSYSTADIGEVLAITGFGLLVFQLFVYPLVVRIFGPIMVSRIGAVITIPLLSSYPFIAMLSGLSLTILIDCASIMKNVLSTQKQRGAANGISMSAMSLSKAIGPAGGGSLFSWAQKRQNVFFLQGSHMVFFILNIIELIGLLMTFKPFLVERATDSS, from the exons ATGTTCTATTTCCTTTCCCAAGATTTTGATGGCTTCATTTGCCTTCAAAACAGCATACGCGCCAGTTTACTTCTACACTCGTGTAGAAGCTCAGATCAACTTTGcttgaaaaaagataaaatcttTCTATGGCATAGAGCACTGTGTGCCTATCTAGTTTTAAGAGCTTTAATGACACTATATAGCTCTTCCCGCAAAGCATGTTTCACTcctgtgtgtat CTTTGCCAATATCGTCTCTGTTCCCTTTCCTATATTTCATG ATAAGGGATTTCCATGTGGCGCAACGGGAGGAAGATATTGGCTATTATGCTGGTTATGTGG AGCCCTGACTTCTGTGCTTTGGGGGATGATAGCGGATCGATATGGACGAAAGCCTGTAATATTTTTTGGCACTATTACAGT GGTTATTCTCAATACTCTTTTCGGCCTTAGTACAAACTTTTGGATGGCGGTTTCTACAAGGTTTCTTCTTGGAAGTTTGTGTGGTATTCTTGGCCCAATGAGG GCATACGCTTCAGAAATTTGCTGTAAAGAATATCAAGCTTTGGGAATGTCAATT ATTAGCACATCATGGGGTATTGGATTAGTCCTCGGTCCAGCTGTTGGAGGTTTTCTTGCTCAG CCTGCTGAGAAATATCCACAGATATTTTCTGAAGAATCTCTGTTTGGGAG gTTTCCATACTTGTTACCTTGCCTTCTCATATCAATATTTGCATTGGGAGTATCTATTCTATGCTTTTGGCTCCCG GAAACGTTACATATGCATCCTAAAGACAATGGAGAGCTTGAGGACTCAAATGATGCAGGAGAGGCCACGATTAATGGGCCTGATGggaaacaaaatatgaaaaagtctGAGAAGTATCCAGCTTCTCAACAGAGCCTGCTCAAAAATTGGCCATTGATGTCATCTATCATTGTATACTGTGTTTTCCAACTTCATGATATGGCTTATACAGAG ATTTTTTCATTATGGGCTGTTAGCCCCAGGAAATATGGGGGACTGAGCTATTCAACTGCAGATATTGGTGAAGTTCTTGCAATTACTG GTTTTGGGCTACTAGTCTTTCAGCTATTTGTATATCCCTTGGTGGTGAGAATTTTTGGGCCCATCATGGTATCTCGCATTGGAGCA GTTATTACCATACCATTGTTGTCAAGTTATCCTTTTATAGCTATGCTTTCTGGCCTCAGCCTCACCATATTGATAGACTGTGCGTCTATAATGAAGAATGTGCTCTCT ACCCAAAAGCAAAGAGGAGCAGCAAATGGCATATCAATGTCTGCTATGTCTTTATCTAAAGCAATTGGTCCAGCTGGTGGAGGTTCGCT ATTTTCGTGGGCACAGAAGCGACAGAATGTGTTTTTTCTTCAAG GTAGCCATATGGTTTTCTTCATCCTGAACATTATTGAGTTGATTGGGTTGCTGATGACTTTCAAACCTTTTCTAGTGGAGCGAGCTACTGACAGTTCGTAG
- the LOC121264475 gene encoding protein ZINC INDUCED FACILITATOR 1-like isoform X1 has translation MFYFLSQDFDGFICLQNSIRASLLLHSCRSSDQLCLKKDKIFLWHRALCAYLVLRALMTLYSSSRKACFTPVCIFANIVSVPFPIFHDKGFPCGATGGRYWLLCWLCGALTSVLWGMIADRYGRKPVIFFGTITVVILNTLFGLSTNFWMAVSTRFLLGSLCGILGPMRAYASEICCKEYQALGMSIISTSWGIGLVLGPAVGGFLAQPAEKYPQIFSEESLFGRFPYLLPCLLISIFALGVSILCFWLPETLHMHPKDNGELEDSNDAGEATINGPDGKQNMKKSEKYPASQQSLLKNWPLMSSIIVYCVFQLHDMAYTEIFSLWAVSPRKYGGLSYSTADIGEVLAITGFGLLVFQLFVYPLVVRIFGPIMVSRIGAVITIPLLSSYPFIAMLSGLSLTILIDCASIMKNVLSVSITTGLFLLQNRAVTQKQRGAANGISMSAMSLSKAIGPAGGGSLFSWAQKRQNVFFLQGSHMVFFILNIIELIGLLMTFKPFLVERATDSS, from the exons ATGTTCTATTTCCTTTCCCAAGATTTTGATGGCTTCATTTGCCTTCAAAACAGCATACGCGCCAGTTTACTTCTACACTCGTGTAGAAGCTCAGATCAACTTTGcttgaaaaaagataaaatcttTCTATGGCATAGAGCACTGTGTGCCTATCTAGTTTTAAGAGCTTTAATGACACTATATAGCTCTTCCCGCAAAGCATGTTTCACTcctgtgtgtat CTTTGCCAATATCGTCTCTGTTCCCTTTCCTATATTTCATG ATAAGGGATTTCCATGTGGCGCAACGGGAGGAAGATATTGGCTATTATGCTGGTTATGTGG AGCCCTGACTTCTGTGCTTTGGGGGATGATAGCGGATCGATATGGACGAAAGCCTGTAATATTTTTTGGCACTATTACAGT GGTTATTCTCAATACTCTTTTCGGCCTTAGTACAAACTTTTGGATGGCGGTTTCTACAAGGTTTCTTCTTGGAAGTTTGTGTGGTATTCTTGGCCCAATGAGG GCATACGCTTCAGAAATTTGCTGTAAAGAATATCAAGCTTTGGGAATGTCAATT ATTAGCACATCATGGGGTATTGGATTAGTCCTCGGTCCAGCTGTTGGAGGTTTTCTTGCTCAG CCTGCTGAGAAATATCCACAGATATTTTCTGAAGAATCTCTGTTTGGGAG gTTTCCATACTTGTTACCTTGCCTTCTCATATCAATATTTGCATTGGGAGTATCTATTCTATGCTTTTGGCTCCCG GAAACGTTACATATGCATCCTAAAGACAATGGAGAGCTTGAGGACTCAAATGATGCAGGAGAGGCCACGATTAATGGGCCTGATGggaaacaaaatatgaaaaagtctGAGAAGTATCCAGCTTCTCAACAGAGCCTGCTCAAAAATTGGCCATTGATGTCATCTATCATTGTATACTGTGTTTTCCAACTTCATGATATGGCTTATACAGAG ATTTTTTCATTATGGGCTGTTAGCCCCAGGAAATATGGGGGACTGAGCTATTCAACTGCAGATATTGGTGAAGTTCTTGCAATTACTG GTTTTGGGCTACTAGTCTTTCAGCTATTTGTATATCCCTTGGTGGTGAGAATTTTTGGGCCCATCATGGTATCTCGCATTGGAGCA GTTATTACCATACCATTGTTGTCAAGTTATCCTTTTATAGCTATGCTTTCTGGCCTCAGCCTCACCATATTGATAGACTGTGCGTCTATAATGAAGAATGTGCTCTCT GTGTCCATTACTACAGGGTTGTTCCTTCTGCAAAATAGAGCTGTG ACCCAAAAGCAAAGAGGAGCAGCAAATGGCATATCAATGTCTGCTATGTCTTTATCTAAAGCAATTGGTCCAGCTGGTGGAGGTTCGCT ATTTTCGTGGGCACAGAAGCGACAGAATGTGTTTTTTCTTCAAG GTAGCCATATGGTTTTCTTCATCCTGAACATTATTGAGTTGATTGGGTTGCTGATGACTTTCAAACCTTTTCTAGTGGAGCGAGCTACTGACAGTTCGTAG
- the LOC121264475 gene encoding protein ZINC INDUCED FACILITATOR 1-like isoform X5 produces MIRDFHVAQREEDIGYYAGYVGSAFMFGRALTSVLWGMIADRYGRKPVIFFGTITVVILNTLFGLSTNFWMAVSTRFLLGSLCGILGPMRAYASEICCKEYQALGMSIISTSWGIGLVLGPAVGGFLAQPAEKYPQIFSEESLFGRFPYLLPCLLISIFALGVSILCFWLPETLHMHPKDNGELEDSNDAGEATINGPDGKQNMKKSEKYPASQQSLLKNWPLMSSIIVYCVFQLHDMAYTEIFSLWAVSPRKYGGLSYSTADIGEVLAITGFGLLVFQLFVYPLVVRIFGPIMVSRIGAVITIPLLSSYPFIAMLSGLSLTILIDCASIMKNVLSVSITTGLFLLQNRAVTQKQRGAANGISMSAMSLSKAIGPAGGGSLFSWAQKRQNVFFLQGSHMVFFILNIIELIGLLMTFKPFLVERATDSS; encoded by the exons ATG ATAAGGGATTTCCATGTGGCGCAACGGGAGGAAGATATTGGCTATTATGCTGGTTATGTGG GATCTGCATTTATGTTTGGAAGAGCCCTGACTTCTGTGCTTTGGGGGATGATAGCGGATCGATATGGACGAAAGCCTGTAATATTTTTTGGCACTATTACAGT GGTTATTCTCAATACTCTTTTCGGCCTTAGTACAAACTTTTGGATGGCGGTTTCTACAAGGTTTCTTCTTGGAAGTTTGTGTGGTATTCTTGGCCCAATGAGG GCATACGCTTCAGAAATTTGCTGTAAAGAATATCAAGCTTTGGGAATGTCAATT ATTAGCACATCATGGGGTATTGGATTAGTCCTCGGTCCAGCTGTTGGAGGTTTTCTTGCTCAG CCTGCTGAGAAATATCCACAGATATTTTCTGAAGAATCTCTGTTTGGGAG gTTTCCATACTTGTTACCTTGCCTTCTCATATCAATATTTGCATTGGGAGTATCTATTCTATGCTTTTGGCTCCCG GAAACGTTACATATGCATCCTAAAGACAATGGAGAGCTTGAGGACTCAAATGATGCAGGAGAGGCCACGATTAATGGGCCTGATGggaaacaaaatatgaaaaagtctGAGAAGTATCCAGCTTCTCAACAGAGCCTGCTCAAAAATTGGCCATTGATGTCATCTATCATTGTATACTGTGTTTTCCAACTTCATGATATGGCTTATACAGAG ATTTTTTCATTATGGGCTGTTAGCCCCAGGAAATATGGGGGACTGAGCTATTCAACTGCAGATATTGGTGAAGTTCTTGCAATTACTG GTTTTGGGCTACTAGTCTTTCAGCTATTTGTATATCCCTTGGTGGTGAGAATTTTTGGGCCCATCATGGTATCTCGCATTGGAGCA GTTATTACCATACCATTGTTGTCAAGTTATCCTTTTATAGCTATGCTTTCTGGCCTCAGCCTCACCATATTGATAGACTGTGCGTCTATAATGAAGAATGTGCTCTCT GTGTCCATTACTACAGGGTTGTTCCTTCTGCAAAATAGAGCTGTG ACCCAAAAGCAAAGAGGAGCAGCAAATGGCATATCAATGTCTGCTATGTCTTTATCTAAAGCAATTGGTCCAGCTGGTGGAGGTTCGCT ATTTTCGTGGGCACAGAAGCGACAGAATGTGTTTTTTCTTCAAG GTAGCCATATGGTTTTCTTCATCCTGAACATTATTGAGTTGATTGGGTTGCTGATGACTTTCAAACCTTTTCTAGTGGAGCGAGCTACTGACAGTTCGTAG